tctATCACTGATGAGATATGAGAATGTTAACTTCACCGTCATTTGCATGTAGCAAGTCACTTCTTaaacttggatttttttttttttttgtaacaacCTTCATGTAAAGTTTGTCGAAGAAGTGAAGAAGTGACATTATGTTTATATTCTTGCATAAATGGATTAGTTTTTAACATTGATGTGCAAGATACAATCATTCATGAATCGTCAACTTATAAGAATGCAGCCCAAATTTGGCGTAACATAGGGGatatattcaattttcattcaGATATCCAATTGGGCCCAAAGGATTCTAAATAACTGGGCCCAAATGATTCTACAAATAGGGCCACTGCAGTTAAAATCTGGCAAGACCCAACTGTGGGTTGAGTTTGACTGGGTAGGCCCATAATTGCCCAACCTAAAACCATGCATGGCTGCCCACAATATTGAGATTCTTATGATAAATGGGCTTTAGCCCATCAACTGGCTGATGGTTTGTTTGAAGCTTATGATAAATCTCCTATCATTGGAGTTAAAATGTTACTGAACTAACTGCCTTTAtagtagcaaaaaaaaaaaaaaaaaatcaaatcaaatcaaatcaaatataagaaataactaaaaaggaaagaaaaaatggtgcaaaatatgttaaaatattCATCTTATGATGAATATTTTAGAACCTATTTGatacaattttagaaaaataattttttaaaaaataatcatttttaagaacaaaattttaaaacaattttgaattattccGGATAATTCCCTAAAAACacaacaaatatattttaaaaacaacttatattcaaaataaattctcaaaagttagataaaattttgttaaacgtttttttaaaattaaaattgattttctattttaaacaatttttttctaaaagactCTTAATATCTTATACGGAGAAAATGAGTATGATGCTCATGAAAACTTACTGAGTTATGTTAGACTTGGATTAAACAACGAAAGATTAGTTGGACTGGGACATGGGTAGACAAATGCAAATTACGATCACATGATGCATGTGGTACATGCCAAAAACCATGACTCCATTACCACGTAAGCAGACCAAGTTTCTGAAGATTACTATAATGATTGCACCTATGACGACATTCCACCTCATGGGTACCAAAATTTCTAACGTTGACCAAGTCTATGTTCACATTTTGATAAGTGTAATGATATTTTGATTGAAATGGATGGtagttttaaattctaaaaaaaatattaaatatgtaagCCCTCAAGACTTTAGAACTTTCTCCTCTATCCGATGTAGGACATTACAAACACCCCCTACAGACGAACATCCCTATGGGGCCTAACAAACCCCCACACTGGGATTGGAGATTGGTTCTAATACCATTTATAATGATCCACTCCAaattgtgtagatattgtccatttGGACCAAAAGGGgtcctcacgactttaaaacgcgtctacttgatTAAGAGGAGTCTTTATATATGTATCAACAAAAACTTtatcccctatccgatgtgggacatcacaaaatATGACTTCATTTTCACAGAAAtgacatttattattattattattattattttaagctTCCAATTACTTTCACAAACAAATCTACAACAAACAAGACATTGAGTGTAGTGCAGATCTTTCCAGatgtaattgttttaaattccAACCTTTACGAGAGGTTGCTTGTACTAATAATGTTTGGTTCCATCCACTTTAAAAGTGACAAGTTTGAGGGTAGTCACTCATTTTCAAAGTCTCACCTAGTCGGATAacttttgttatttgataattggagtaaaaatattttgaatatatttgatttgaattgatatgaaattattattaacataaatatgaaaatgttttattgaaaagttttaaatattttagaatatttaaactcaaaagtttttataaaaagattCTATaatatatctcctatttgtattcataattgaaaattattaatttatgaatttgtATTAATATTTCTTAGGCTTTAAGTTCATTCCGGCAATGAGTGGATTGGTTAAGTTGAGAATTTGTCCTTAGGAATTTTagtttaaacttttatttttgaacattgtttaaatattaaaatttaattagtgtTTGAATGGTTTAAGTTTGATGTTTGGACAATGTCACGATGGTTgatgtgttatttatttattttttaaattaggttAAATTTTGAGGATTATAGTAAGTTTGAATAGGAATCTGATAATTTGTAACTTTCCAATTACAAGATGATTATTTGAGTCATTTGCACTAAGGGTACAACTTGGATGGGTTGGCCAAACCCAACTTGAATCTAACCTGATGCTTGTGTACGTTTAGGCAAACATTTTCATTACTTGGGTTGAGTTTGGATTAAGTTTGCTCAACTTGACCTCAATTTGGGTTAGGCACAGGCCGAGGTTTGGACAATTTGAGTTTTAACCTGaacctaatttaatatttttataatgtttattatcatatatgataatattaattttctttttagattttaaagaaaaatatcaagttataattatatcatattgtggaccccgcatttcggctcaatgcgtttcccactcgatggcgagctcgatttttggttttgaaaaatgatttaattggttaaaaaaaatgacttggagtcgccacttatttttgttttatttttgaagggtaaacaaaataagaaagaaaaaccctaagtgtgactccttattttggaaaaggtggtctgcgaaaaaccggatcgggttcgggggtcaggttacttatcgggaaggtacagtaaagaccgtagcacccctctaagtccctaaagtcgggtctctactaataaaatgaagcaatcatggcaattgatgagaaaatcaatgaatacccggaactatcatgcacatatgagaatcaaagcATGCATATAGAAATACCAGAATGGgaatagatgcgtacctgggcgacgagccacaataagcttataaaaaaaaatgaggttagtgcacaattaaggaataatttcgagcatatcaaggaacagaataaatcaatcataCATGGCAAATGAATCAGTCAAACAATCAATCAGTCGTGAAGTCGCGTATGTagggccccaccaaagcccagtTCATTTTTGCATGAACTAATTCCATGAATTCCATCACTTGaaattacggaatttaattctttgcttatttcaaaacattttttaaaacagagaAGGTGTGAAAATGGCTTGCTAGATAGAAAGTGGcaaccaatttttattaaaaatgtgatttttaggACCTGAAACCCTAAGGATGAGAATTTAaaatgtgagacatccggagaaagGAACGCCGGCGGGgcaggattccggatgtgagacatccggagaaggtggaatggcggcgggacaggattccggatgtgggacatccggagaaagtggaatggcggcggtacaggattccggatgtgggACATCCGGAGATGTGGAATGGTGGcggacaggattccggatgtgagatgtccgggtggaatgagggGGGAAGAATTCCGggtgtgagacatccggatggaatggcggcggagaaGGATTCCGGGTGTGAGACACCCTGATAGAATGGCGGCGGGAGAAGGATTCTGGGTGTCAGACACCAGGATGGAATGGTGGCGGAGAAGGATTCCGggtgtgagacatccggatggaatggcggcggagaaGGATTCCGAGTGTGAGACACCCTGATAGAATGGCGGCGAGAGAAGGATTCTGGGTGTCAGACacccggatggaatggcggcggagaaGGATTCCGGGTATGAGACATCCGGATAGAATAACGGCGGAGAAGGATTCCGAGTGTGAGACACCCTGATAGAATGGCGGCGGGAGAAGGATTCCGGGTGTCAAACacccggatggaatggcggcaGAGAAGGATTCCGggtgtgagacatccggatggaatgaCGGCGGAGAAGGATTCCGGGTGTGAGACACCCGAATGGAATGGTGGCGGAGAAGGATTCTGGGTGTGAGGCATCCGAATAGAATGGCGGCGGAGAAGGATTCCGGATGTGCGGCATCCGGATAAGGTAGAACGTTGTCATGAGTAGCATGAAGGATAGGTATGGGTTGTATGGATATGGGGGCTTGGGtgagtggttttaatgggtatgTGAAGGAGTGAAGGATGGCATGCACCTGTGAGACTCCATGTAAGCGAGGGAGTGAgatggagaatgaatgagaggaaaatgggtgtggtggaggatgcttgattcctgcaagcttgagtgaggaaatgggtatgacgatctagagagagaggtggataAATGAACGATGGATATGGGGATGCTGATGAGGTGAGCTTTGCTGCCATGACAACTACTCCAAATTTTCTAGGATCTCCTTCAAGCAAGGATCAAAGAAACAACCCATTTCATGAACAGGCGCCAGAAACAGAGGAAGATGGAAAAAAACAGAGcaccaaagaaaatgaataaatagataaaactGCAGAGACTTCACTTCATGAATCATCAGTGAGTCCTCCGAGCAGGTGGGAAAATCATATCAAAAGCTACCATGGGCATGATTCTCGGGTTTTTCATAATCACAATAGAGGCAAACCGAATTTATATTCACAGTAGCAAGCACAAACACATGGTTATATCCCAACAAACAAACAAGTGGCCTTTAACATCCACCCCAAACAAATCACTGAGCGTTCAAATGTCGATAAAAGATATAGAGGATTGATAAACATACCTGGAAATCCCTTTCTCTGCTGAATATTTGAGGCTTCCAACTCACTGTTTCATATTTCGTGGGTGCTCTGCTCAAATCCTTCTCAAATGACCATGGAAACCCCTCTCACTCTTTCTACCGCTTCTCCAATATCCCCCCTCTCCCTTCCACAGAGTctctcacttttttcttttcctccttcAACAACCCCCCGACACCTCTACTGCAGCTGTCTCCCTTCTCAAAGCCAAaactctcattttcttctttttctttttcacctcGGATTTGCCTTTCCAACGATCTTTGCCGCAATCACCTTTTTCTACAGCCACATTTTCTTGCAGCCACCTTTTGTAGCCACCCAACGGCCTGCGGGACCCCTTTCAGAAAGTTCCTCCACTTGTCAAAGTCCTACTGCAGCTTCAAAAAGCGAGGTTGATTTCTTATGGCCACTAAGGATGTGACACGTGGCCCGCTGTGATAGTGACACTTGGCTAAAAATGTGATctgcaaaaacaaatagagaaaaagtgacccatgcctaaatgggggtctacacatatactttttcattttttttaaatataagtttatttttacttttttattgttatcttgaaattttatattatttattatttaaattttgttataaatatatagaaaaaaagtttttttaaaaaccattatgaATGAATTTTGAATCTTGCAACCCAATGAATCCAAACAACCTAAGTGTAATCTTATCAATGTGAATTTAACCTAATCAACTCAAGTTTAATTCAATCAACCCAAGTTCAAcccaaatttagaaaaatggggttgggttgggttgagTTTGGcttgattgtttcttaattcaGATTAAGTTTGAGTTAGCCATCAACCCGCCCAAGTTGTAACCCTAATTTGCACTTTGAGTCTTCGAGCTTGAAGTGCGAGATGATTGTCATGCCCTTAGAGTGGGTCTTGAGGCGTGAAAGTTACACTATTATATGATGTTAGTGATTGGATAGTAGTTTTATTATgttgttttgctaattttgatttcctttaatatgtttgcttgtttgattgttttttttcccaatGGAGTAGGATTGACAAGTGAGAAGCTAGCattgaattaaatattttgggatatttctATAATGATGCATCCTagaaatatgaatttcatattgaattgtttattttaatttgaaatatgaatTTGAGGATTAGGAGGAGAATATTTCTATGATAATGCATCCTAGAAATAtgaatttcttatttaattgtttattttcatttgaaatatGAATTTAAGGATTAGGGATGAATTAATGATGTATCATTATGTTGTTTAAGTTGTGAGGAGATTATATAGAATGCATCATTATATTGAATTAACCACAAAGATGAATTATGTTGAAAATGCTTTGTGAAGAAGATTTTGAAACTTAGAAGGAATTGTTGATAAATATGCATTTTTGCCAAATTCAAATAGTtagaaagattttaaaatttttatgggTATATGggtacatatttttttaaaatgtttatagaGACAACTATCATAGATAGGGTTCGAGCCCATTTAAGGGACAACCCTAACTCAAACCACTCAAAGGTAGGGTTCGACCTCATGTAAGGAGTGACCCCTATTAATTACTCAATGACCAAAGTCTTAAAAGTGGTTTCATAGTGATTATATAATGGTGGCTAAAGCCTTAAAGGTGATCTCCcattaatcacataatgaccAAAGCCCTATAGGTGGATGCAACCAATACCACTCAAAGCAACACAAAATTGATGCATTCATTTATTATCTTCCCATATAAAATCCACCATGAgacaactataaaaaaaaaaaaaaagggggggagggggaggaGGTTTGAACTCTAGAATTAGGCGCGCACACCAGTTCATTCTTATTTGGGGACCTGATGTTTTGAGTCATGACTAACTTAATCATTGGAGAGAGGTTTACCTAATCATTTCCAAGGAGGAAAATGTCaggatatatcggcgatatatcgtgtatcaGGAGACGTTGACACGATATTTTGTGGAGAAAAATCGGAGTGGAGAAAAATCGGAGAGGAGAAAAATCGCTTGAAATCGGCAAAAAATCGCCGATGTATCAGCATCAGGCGATAAATCGCcgataaaatggaaaaaaaatgcctCTTTTTTGCGCCGTTGAagggatttgaaccccaaacaaAAGGTTTGAGGTTCAGCTCATCAGACCACCAGAGCAAGCTTGGCCTTTTTTAAATGTGTTGCacttaaaatataattcaaagtcatcatataaataaaattttaaaagaatattttagagaacaaattaattataattattttataattaaatacaaaaatttctttttattgattaccaaaaatataaaaattgtcacaataattttcttcatagtgtttttagtatcattaataaattgattaaatattaaaaaaattatacatatatcataatttattttatatcatttaatacaattgaattaaatggatcataattttaatattaatatatatttttaagttagacttattataatcaaatatcataatattattatgaaataatatttgatgtaatttaataataaatgcacacttataaaattcatatttttatcgatgcatacgatattattatcaaatataataaatcatattatacatatatcaaattctttaataaaataactttaaaatatctattatacttctaattacatttttatgaaatttttcttgtatttttataaattttgatcaattttaggcttatcgatattttttttcaaaatattcatcgatatatctccaatatatccccgatatatctataaaatcgaagtaccaatatatccgtgattatcgatattttcatccttgatcaTTCCATCCCCTTcacattctattttttttttttttttttgcaaatccGTAGGAGGAAAAAAAGGCGTTAAGTTCAACCAAAGGTAGAAGAGGTTGCAACACCTATTCCTTGCATTGTCCTATGAGCCAAGATGAACAAAAGCTTGTTTCCTTCACAACTGGTCATTAATAAGTAATTGAGCTATTATGTATCAAATACATTTgcaatcttttttttaaaactatagtGACAAGAAAAATTCGATATACTTAAGAATCAAGTAAGGctaagggtttgtttgataattgtttttaaaaataattttgatttttttaaaaaaaaaattattctatgatgttttacaaaacaaaagtttatttgagaacctaaaatattttcaaaatgtttttaatatttttaaatatattttaaaaataaattttatgtttaatattttatttttaatcattctatataattgtataattatttttttaaaaccatatttagaaaataattaaaagatattttctaaaaacacgctattttatattcttaagttttcatagtttttttttttttttctgttatggagaataaaatatattgttCTCCACAAAGATTTTCTAAATAAGCACTAAGTCTTTATCGAGATGgagattaaatatttttctatagttGTGCAAACCAGAACTCTTGTTAATTTAAGGTTGTGAAACCATACAAAAATTATCTACTTTTTTtgctataaattattttaagtacttTTTCTCcactaacttttttttttttttggaaaataatattatgtCATAAACTCTTTTTCATgctcaaaaatgattttttgctCTACAAATCACTTTTTTCTTTGGTGGTTGCTATGGGATGATGGTCAAGGGACCATCTTAGGTAATATTTTctcatggatttttttttttttttttacataactTTTTTTCcatgaacctttttttttttttttgtaattcaatacaatattttgtcatggattttttttttttcacgtcTAACAATAATTTTGTACCATGAATAGTTCTTTTATTGTctttgagaaaatttaaaaatttttattctttgatATGTTGTTGAAATAATTATACTTAAAGACacttttaaatatcttaaattttgagaatgtgaaattttttattttttcaaaatttaaaaattctagaaaagcatttttaaatacataatatatgtatctatttttatataagaattcaTACTTTGTGCGtagagtttttattttcaaaagtaaaaaatagaaaatgcatTTAATTGTAATcttaattacttaattttaattataatatatttagaatataaaaagtaattaaaattttaatttaatacttgtttattattttatttaatgttttaattataaagtatttttaatttttatagtttttaaatatataagattaataaatttgtataaattaaatggatcataaatAGATCATTTTTGACatgattaataaataaattaaatgaatggTATAGTCAAACCCGAACACGATCCGATTATAAAAATGTTACACGAGTTGACACAattataaataagattaaacCTAATCCAACCCTCTAAAATTCCTTTCAAGCTATGTTCCTGTATCAAATTTGCCACCacacaaacaaaaataattggTATGTGGGTTCACAGGGAAGAAAACAGCAAGAACAAGCgataaagaaacaaaatggaAAGGAGGCATGGGGAGCTTATGATGAACAGTCCTAGAATGCATGAAGGGCCATGCGTACGGAGTAAGAAGTGGAGGAAAAGGGTGCGAAAGGAGATGGGTGAAGACAAAAAAGAGCAAAACCTACTTGCGGGGATGGGTGTCCTCAGGGGTCGAAACGCCGGCCACAACTTTGGCAACGTCCAGGGCGCAGGCCTCCGGCTTTTTCATTGTGTACAAGGTGAAGTAGCTCAGAACTGCCACAAATGCCAACCCCCCAATCGCCAATTTCAGTGGACTATGAGGTAGTTTGCTCCGCTAGTGAAGTACTTCCGTCGAATGCTGCCCCGCCGCTGGCATCTTTGGAGCCCCTGCTCCGCCCGCCTTCTTCCCGTCCCTCGCCGGAGTTGCCATCTTGAGAGATCTGCACTACACTCAACGTCTTGTATGCTGTCGGCTTGTTTGTGAAAGTAATTGGAAGCTAAACAAAGAAAGGAGAGAGAGACTCAAAAAGGAAATGGAAGCTAAAGAAAGGGATCCAATCACATTTGGTGTGGCTTCGTCTTCCCCTTCTCACCTGTTGAATCGCTCGCGTTTTCACTCCTCTGATTAAGGAAAAGCCAAATATTtgtttcataaataaataaaatattgtatttattttcaatattctaCACACTTTATACACTCTTAACCAAAATTCACCTCAGACTACCATCTCAGCTTCTCTAATATCTGTTGGGATCCCCACATCCAACCTCATGGTTGGCTTGTATTGCTCAGGCACAGCCGCACCAGCCTGCACACACATTTCCACCACAACAGGGGCTTGACCATAGAAGTTCTTAAGCTCCCTTTGCAAGGGTTGCCCATTTGGAACATGCCACACATATCTTGGTGGTATCAAGTCATTGAGCACAGCTGCCTGCCAACCATGCTGCCCGTTCCGTTGTTGGTGCTTGTGAGCTCCACAGTTTTGCGCCTTGTGTCCGGAGGGCCCTATGTGCACCTCTGGACAATATCCACAAACCCTTACTGGGTACATTCTCATTAGCTTCTTGGCTCCTCCCTTCATTTTATCCCATGCTTTGAGTGTTTCCTCAGCAAGCAAGGCTGTTTCTTCTGCACTAGATGGGGCCTCGATTTCTGAGTCAGGTATTTCGGTTAATAGCGGTGTCTTGGGGACTTCAGGGACAGGGTCCGGCAGTTCACTCTCATCTGCATCTATGAATTCACTTTTTCCAATGCGGATAATTGGCTTTCTCCTCCTCTTAGTGGGGAATTCAGGTAAATCAACCCCAGCTTGGATGCAGAGCTCAACTACAGCTGGAATTCTAGGAATTGAGAATCTCTCCTCGTGAGGAATACGCCTACCAAGACGATCAAAGAGGTGAAAAGCATCAACAGGTACCAATATATCTTCAATGAATGCATTTGTCCATTCATGATCACCCTTGCGGATTGAAGTCTGTGGGCCTCTACATGATTTGAATGGGTGCCCGACATGTCCAACGTGGATTTCGTTACACCACCTGCAAAGTTATTGCAAAGCATTGTTATCGGAACATATTCAACAACGAGTTTCATTACCAGACCCTAGAACATAAAGGAAGAGCTTTCAAACATCTTAACAACTGCCAATCGCTGGACTGGTGTCTGATTGCTGTACTCATGTCTTTTAAATGGGGAGGAAAGTGATGACAGACTAATATTATTAGGGAATGCAATTTCAACAACATACGTATCTTTAAGATTGAACTGGCCTTCTCTCAATGTGCTACACTATATCAGAAACCACAATCTTGATAAAATCACTTCACACTATTAGATTGGATAAAGGTGAACTATTCTGTAAGCAAGTTCCACACCAAGTATATCAAACAATAGTTCTTCATACGATTGGCTACCTAACACTAAACAAATATCTTCAAGGGCATTGAAATAGTGCATGGAAATGCCAATCACTTGGATCACTCACATCGGGGATTCAGGTAAGCATCTAATGGAATTCTATTAGTAAACATCAAACTAACCATGCATAATGAAGCAGCAAATTTGGTATGGTAACCAGCTAATTTGGATGTGTATAATGTGCAAGAAACAAATTGCCAAAATCTGTTACCTAATTTCTCTCTAAGTTATCATGAGTGCCACAATTAATACATGACCTTATTTTCTTAAACACATCCTGTCCCTCCAACTGTCATTACCAGATAATAAATATCCTGCAAGTTATCCAAAATCACTAGTATATCAAGAATTGGCCCATCAAGAGACCCCATATTGATATTTAGTACTATGAATGCAAAAGGCAGCCAAGAAAGGTCAGGCAGGCCTAGTGGATGTGATGCCTGTAGGATCCCCAGCATTCCATTAGTTTTCTCATGCTATTAAATAAAGAGCCATACCAGATGGCAAAAGTTTagtcattttttaaatagagtAAAAGATCCACTTGATAAACACATCAAAATCTGGGTGCTAGCTATGTTTCTGTGGGCCACTGGTGTTGATGTAGGCAACATTTGTTAACCATATTTAAACCCTACAACTGTAACATATAATTCACATTTGTGACCATTTGGAAACCAGAAAGTTTGGAAGCCCAAATGAAGCTAAGTTGAAAGAAGTTGCATTTGGCCATGAAATCATGCACTAAAATGTTTCTCAACAACAATGGTTTTGCAAATAACAGCCATGCAAGAAAGGGAAACAAAAATggtaaataaataacaattgaaAGAACCTTAGATCATTGACATGTTTCTACGAAGATAGAATGCCTGAATATGATTTTAAAccaacatgtttttttttttttaaaggaactGAAAGGATTTCACAGTTCCCCAGAGAGTCTCTATGAATCACATATTGCTATCAGGCAAAGGTTTTCAAGATGGAAAGAAGGACGAGAATTACTTGCAAGCATGTACAGGCAACACTTTCAAGAGCTTCTTGAGATTGTTGATCAATGTAGTTCTTGCATTCATCACATCATATGCAACTGGTATAAGTCTTTTAACCAGCAACCCGCTCTTTGGAGGTGGGATTGGTCTCCTGGGTTGGCCCTTCATGTTCTTTAGCCTCTCTCTGGCAGCTCGCCT
Above is a window of Vitis vinifera cultivar Pinot Noir 40024 chromosome 11, ASM3070453v1 DNA encoding:
- the LOC100244952 gene encoding APO protein 2, chloroplastic; translation: MALSSGVTAQISHFQRLNNPKIASSSSLCCWMDCHSYVSFGTKAFLHGKGRVLPTNLGPLRVSYNRRLEFLKFKSYPNLSSDDSLKYGGIRLELPLQFRIPSKNCHKCHSLVIQSNYPQNADLPRYYSKKEKKPFPIPIVELRRAARERLKNMKGQPRRPIPPPKSGLLVKRLIPVAYDVMNARTTLINNLKKLLKVLPVHACKWCNEIHVGHVGHPFKSCRGPQTSIRKGDHEWTNAFIEDILVPVDAFHLFDRLGRRIPHEERFSIPRIPAVVELCIQAGVDLPEFPTKRRRKPIIRIGKSEFIDADESELPDPVPEVPKTPLLTEIPDSEIEAPSSAEETALLAEETLKAWDKMKGGAKKLMRMYPVRVCGYCPEVHIGPSGHKAQNCGAHKHQQRNGQHGWQAAVLNDLIPPRYVWHVPNGQPLQRELKNFYGQAPVVVEMCVQAGAAVPEQYKPTMRLDVGIPTDIREAEMVV